The Pseudomonas protegens genome contains the following window.
GCGCACCTCGCCCGTCTGCGCCTTGCCACACCCGGCTGCGCCCAGGTCTGCCACTTCAACCACGCGGGGGCTTCATTGCCCAGCCAGGGCACCCTGGACGCCATGCTCGGGCAACTGCAACGGGAAGCCAATCAAGGGCCGATGGAGGCCGCCATCACTGGCGCACAGCTGCAGGAACAGGCCCGTGAGGCCGCGGCCCGGCTGCTCAATACCAGTCCCGCCGCAATCGCCTTTGCCAGCAGCGGCTCGGCAGCCTGGGGCATGGCCTTCAGCGCCCTGCCGTCGTGGCAAGCGGGCGACCGGATTCTGCTGGGACGCCACGAATGGGGTGGCAACCTGGCCTGCCTGGCCCAGGCCGCAAGCGCCGGCGCCCAGCTGGAAGTCATCCCCTGCGACCGCCATGGCGCGGTTTCGGTGCAGGCCCTGGAATCCATGCTCGACTCCCGCGTGCGCCTGATCGCCCTGACCTGGCTGCCGGCCAACGGCGGCTTGATCAATCCGGCCGCCGCCGTCGGCCAACTGGCGCGAAATTGGCGCATTCCCTATTTCATCGACGCCGGCCAGGCCCTGGGGCAACTGCCCTGCGATGTACAGGCGCTGGGGTGCGACGTGCTCAAAGGCGCAGGACGCAAATACCTGCGCGGGCCACGAGGCACGGCCCTGCTCTACGTCAGGCCGGGTTTCCTGGAACAGTTACAGCCATTGCCGCGGGATGTCTTGTCAGCCCCCTGGAACGGCCAGGGCTTCAGCTTGCGAGATGATGCGCGGCGCTTTGAAACCAGCGAAGTTTCGCTGGTGCTGTTGGCGGGGCTGGCCAATGCCCTGGAGGAACTCAACGGCATCGGCATCGAAGCCATTCACCAGCGAATCCAGACCCTGAGCGACAGGCTGCGCCGCGAGCTCGACCGCCTGCCCGGCCTGCAGCGCCATGACCTGGGCGTCGCCGGGCAGCAGTCAGGCCTGATTGCCTTCACCCTCAAGGGCTGGGACTGTTTTGCGTTAAAGGAAGCGTTGGCTCGCAGGGGCATCACTATCGGCGCCAACGGTGTGGCCTACACCCCGCTGGACATGCAGGCCCGGGGCCTGACCCAGATTGCCCGGATCGCCTTGAGCCACTTGAATACAGAAGCGGAAATCCAGCGCCTGCTGGAGGCGCTGACCGAACTGGCCGGACGCGGCCCTACAGGCTAGACCTGCACGTCCACCCACAAGCCCTGGCGCGGGGCATCTTCGATCAGCGGTGCCACCGGCACGGTGTTGTCGGCGTTCAACTCGTCCCCCGGCACGGCCAGGTGCTGCTCGGGATCATCATCGGCCTCACGCTTGCGCCGCTGTTTTTCCTGCTGGCGCTGCTGCTCTTCGCGCAAGAGCAGGGCCGACTGCTCGGCGTCGCGCTTTTGCAGGTCGATGGTGCTTTCATTGGAGCTTTCCTGCACCGGCACCACCGGCGGAATGTCCGGACGCTGCCGGACCGGATCCTGCTGGGAGGTGATGGGCACGGCACTCAAGGGGAGCATCGGTGGCA
Protein-coding sequences here:
- a CDS encoding aminotransferase class V-fold PLP-dependent enzyme encodes the protein MSPLDPAHLARLRLATPGCAQVCHFNHAGASLPSQGTLDAMLGQLQREANQGPMEAAITGAQLQEQAREAAARLLNTSPAAIAFASSGSAAWGMAFSALPSWQAGDRILLGRHEWGGNLACLAQAASAGAQLEVIPCDRHGAVSVQALESMLDSRVRLIALTWLPANGGLINPAAAVGQLARNWRIPYFIDAGQALGQLPCDVQALGCDVLKGAGRKYLRGPRGTALLYVRPGFLEQLQPLPRDVLSAPWNGQGFSLRDDARRFETSEVSLVLLAGLANALEELNGIGIEAIHQRIQTLSDRLRRELDRLPGLQRHDLGVAGQQSGLIAFTLKGWDCFALKEALARRGITIGANGVAYTPLDMQARGLTQIARIALSHLNTEAEIQRLLEALTELAGRGPTG